The following are encoded in a window of Castanea sativa cultivar Marrone di Chiusa Pesio chromosome 5, ASM4071231v1 genomic DNA:
- the LOC142635231 gene encoding protein PIR-like encodes MSSAMPFMKGCSSEGHVCEAFRVLKYSDVSAYRLSLSEDTKALNQLNVLIQEGKDMASVLYTYRSCVKALPQLPDSMKQSQADLYLETYQVLDLEMSRLREIQRWQASAASKLAADMQRFSRPERRINGPTITHLWSMLKLLDVLVQLDHLKNAKASIPNDFSWYKRTFTQVSIQWQDTDSMREELDDLQIFLSTRWAILLNLHVEMFRVNKYPVYVTIIFDILTTVEKSI; translated from the exons ATGAGCAGTGCTATGCCTTTTATGAAGGGTTGTAGTTCTGAAGGGCATGTCTGTGAGGCTTTTAGAGTTCTCA AGTACAGTGACGTTTCTGCATACCGCCTATCTTTATCAGAGGACACAAAAGCTCTCAATCAGCTG AATGTCCTTATCCAAGAGGGGAAGGATATGGCATCTGTGCTTTATACATATCGCAGTTGTGTCAAAGCGCTTCCTCAG CTTCCTGATTCTATGAAGCAAAGTCAAGCTGACTTGTATCTGGAAACGTATCAAGTTTTGGACTTGGAGATGAGTCGTTTGCGTGAAATTCAACGATGGCAAGCATCGGCTGCATCAAAA TTAGCTGCTGATATGCAACGCTTTTCTAGGCCTGAGCGCCGCATAAATGGCCCGACAATCACTCATCTCTG GTCCATGTTGAAGTTACTTGATGTCTTGGTGCAACTTGATCATCTCAAAAACGCCAAAGCAAGCATACCTAATGATTTCTCTTGGTATAAGAG GACATTCACACAAGTCAGCATTCAGTGGCAAGACACTGATTCAATGAGGGAGGAGTTAGATGATTTACAG ATTTTCTTAAGCACAAGGTGGGCTATCTTATTGAATTTGCATGTTGAGATGTTCCGTGTGAACAAGTATCCTGTctatgttactattatttttgatatattGACTACTGTGGAAAAATCTATATGA